A genomic stretch from Plasmodium brasilianum strain Bolivian I chromosome 9, whole genome shotgun sequence includes:
- a CDS encoding calcium-binding protein, with protein MSIVQMATRKKERYHKTGKSNKKKTYLSFSDHEYFNEYSKGIDNADNDQNSRRDHPFNNSNKHKLNPFLNKSYGNDKYIGSPSSGIKLLRESGKSYKDELQTFNIAKYEKKQNEAELVELNKILDDENSIYFKGTPCKFKENKGKKKLSVSSINMENNTTEKIEKNIDVSELWNYLSYVHNSEGGRLKYKMNEIIDKRVKEDEEKISYKKKGKNNELESSKERKKEVSNKTNNQNNIKKKEENINYDEYKNMIKYILPCMSDNKIKYSWCVLKSNLKCENDQVNYEHFFSFINEKAGNDKSENISKIVGSKLKNKMLKYNFNPSNVQLKTINYIDNIRLKATEFSKEFKQLISENELNNLFKGKEKIKIEELEKHINHIIHERIGKTNYQEIGKNVSSIIDSIENADEKKNKKYSRKMEGLTNFNMKAYISTLLTNKNGEVSVKHFIDNLSVDYETLSNQNKNVKDAYDFYSRNIAPTEILSESYADELNNEELKRAKFLIEEIDYSVRNNYKSNYLGAKSSKNKDYESSYLSLYEIFKHLDIDKDSYITKEDLQKSFNKLKIRNITNADINIFLKYIDTQRKGYINVNDFLTNYQLEEKSLINWIKNTNKPYFEFVQNLKREHNCHERSVSEKVINNKNASIAKKYDDVISNYNLELDPYCPSYIIRERIRDNFMAKKEDFMNKHVNATRFHLTSYRNTNNIVQPVENSDLYMNDNLRFKTTYNLNYT; from the coding sequence ATGTCTATAGTACAAATGGCaacaaggaaaaaagaaagatatCATAAAACGGggaaatcaaataaaaaaaagaccTATTTGAGTTTTTCTGAtcatgaatattttaatgaatattcCAAGGGAATTGATAATGCTGATAATGACCAAAATAGTAGAAGAGATCATCCCtttaataatagcaataaacACAAGTTAAATCCTTTCCTTAATAAATCCTATGGAAATGATAAATACATAGGAAGCCCAAGTAGCGGCATAAAGCTGCTTCGAGAATCTGGGAAAAGTTACAAAGATGAATTACAGACATTCAATATAGcgaaatatgaaaagaagCAGAACGAAGCAGAATTAGTTgaactaaataaaatattggaCGATGAAAATAGCATATACTTTAAAGGTACACCttgtaaatttaaagaaaataaaggtaaaaaaaaactgaGTGTTTCAAGtataaatatggaaaataatactactgagaaaatagagaaaaatattGATGTAAGTGAATTATGGAACTACTTAAGCTATGTACATAATTCAGAAGGTGGTAGactcaaatataaaatgaacgAAATAATTGATAAACGTGTTAAGGAGGATGAAGAAAAGATTAGTTACaagaaaaaagggaagaaTAATGAACTAGAGAGTAgcaaagaaagaaaaaaagaagtatctaataaaacgaataaccaaaataatattaaaaaaaaggaggaaaatattaactacgatgaatacaaaaatatgattaaatatatattaccatGCATGTCagacaataaaataaaatattcttggtgtgttttaaaaagtaatttaaaatgtgAAAACGATCAAGTAAACTATGAGCACTTTTTTAGTTTCATTAATGAAAAAGCAGGAAATGATAAAAGCGAGAACATAAGTAAAATTGTGGGAAgcaagttaaaaaataaaatgttgaAATACAATTTTAATCCGTCAAATGTTcaattaaaaacaattaattatattgaCAATATTAGGTTAAAAGCTACCGAATTTTCTAAAGAATTCAAACAGTTGATATCAGAAAACgagttaaataatttatttaaaggtaaagaaaaaataaaaatagaggAATTGGAAAAGCATATCAATCATATAATCCACGAAAGGATAGGGAAAACGAATTACCAGGAAATAGGAAAAAACGTTTCATCAATTATAGATAGTATAGAAAATgcagatgaaaaaaaaaataaaaaatattccagAAAAATGGAAGGGCttacaaattttaatatgaagGCTTATATATCTACATTACTTACGAACAAAAATGGTGAAGTATCAGTAAAACATTTCATTGATAATCTAAGTGTTGATTACGAAACTCTAAGTAACCAAAATAAGAATGTAAAAGACGCTTATGATTTTTATTCTAGAAATATTGCACCTACAGAAATTTTGAGCGAATCTTATGCTGATGAgttaaataatgaagaacttaaaagagcaaaatttttaattgaaGAAATAGATTATTCAGTAAGGAATAATTACAAGTCAAATTATTTAGGTGCAAAAAGTAGCAAAAACAAAGATTACGAAAGTTCGTATTTATCCCTTTATGAGATTTTTAAACATTTGGACATAGATAAAGATAGTTATATAACTAAAGAAGATTTGCAAAAAAgttttaacaaattaaaaataagaaatataactAATGcggatataaatatatttttaaagtatataGATACACAAAGAAAGGGGTACATAAATGTCAATGATTTCTTAACAAATTATCAACTTGAAGAAAAGTCATTGATTAATtggataaaaaatacaaataagcCTTATTTCGAATTtgttcaaaatttaaaaagagaaCATAATTGCCATGAAAGGTCTGTTAGTGAAAAggttataaataataaaaatgcttCTATTGCCAAAAAATATGACGATGTAATAAGTAATTATAACTTAGAATTAGATCCATATTGTCCTTCTTATATTATAAGAGAAAGAATAAGAGACAATTTTATGGCCAAAAAGGAAGACTTTATGAATAAACACGTAAATGCAACTAGATTTCATTTAACGTCCTATAGAAATACAAACAATATAGTGCAACCAGTCGAAAATTCAGACTTGTATATGAATGACAACTTGAGGTTTAAAACAACTTACAATTTAAATTACACTTGA
- a CDS encoding sporozoite surface protein essential for liver stage development, translated as MVRSYASSPLILDTYDYTYLRPEMYNPLYYPLGVTWKYVLSSKSTGCFGSSKKYTVVPAAYHYPSYYYVYYYPCEVSKSSSSDNAVKTDKKKEKEVKDNETKEEEAKEETEKVSKKEVAKREYVYIDRGKWIRIYVEAPEPYYFASSLYVPYTYFFP; from the exons ATGGTGAGATCATATGCCTCCAGTCCCTTAATACTAGACACCTACGATTATACCTATTTAA GACCTGAAATGTATAATCCACTTTATTACCCCTTAGGTGTTACATGGAAATATGTTTTAAGTTCCAAATCAACAGGCTGTTTTGGctcttcaaaaaaatatactgtaGTTCCTGCAGCTTATCATTATCCTTCTTACTATTATGTTTACTATTATCCTTGCGAGGTTTCCAAGTCTTCTTCAAGTGATAATGCAGTAAAaacagataaaaaaaaagaaaaggaagtaAAAGACAATGAAACAAAGGAAGAAGAAGCAAAAGAAGAAACAGAAAAAGTATCAAAAAAGGAAGTAGCAAAAAGagagtatgtatatatagataggGGAAAATGGATAAGAATATATGTGGAAGCACCAGAGCCATATTACTTTGCAAGTAGCCTTTATGTTCcgtatacttatttttttccttaa